ctGTGGGGGATTCgaacacctttggtgttcttgcttttacattgttgcataagtgttgagctctccattaCGATTAGTTCAAGTGAGAGACTGTGagattgttactcttggaggggttACTTCATAGTTGGCTTggaggttggtgctccggtgacctcttcgtggaagattttgAAGAGGCCCGGGTTTCTCCTTCGTGGAGATTTCCATCTTCGGAGTGGAGAAAAATCTAGCCATAAGGAAAGGCCTATGTCTTTCGTGATATTGACTTGGAGAAGAAGGTTCAGGAGACCTTCGCAGTAGCCCGCATCTCTCCAACGTGACGTACCTCACCTTGTGTGGGGGAACACGGGATTGCATCTTCGTCTCTGTGtatctcggttatctctatactcgAGTTTACTTTCCTTGTTATAGCCATCTTTCTTAAAGtacttatatcttgctatcacttgtgtcctgtatatcttgtgcctatcttgcttatctaagttgttgttgttgcacttaattgagcctagcatatttagattTTGTGCTTgcaaaataaacgttagtttaatttcgCATTCTTACAACCCAAATCCATAATAGTTTTTAATACgcatattcacccccctctaggtgacatctcgtcctttcacgaGGCTAAGACGCTCGTGATAACATCACGCAAAAAAGGTCGATAGGGCTCATGTAGAGCGTGCGACCCTTGAATCGAGCGATTTTGGCGACGACTAGGAGGTGTGTGGTGCGAGATGTTTTAACCGCCGTATTCGTTGAAAATCGATGCCCAGAGGATTCAAGCTACCTTCCGACCATCGCAAATATTATGGATATGAAGATCCAAAGTCCTGGTTGAAGGATCATCTGACGTTAGTTCGGTGTAGTGGAGGCACGAAGACTACTACCATGTAGTCCTTGCAGCTACACCTTGGGGGTTCCGCACATGCTTGGCTCGAAAGCCTTCTTGCGGGATCAATCCACGATTGGGACAAGCTAAAACACATCTTCATTCGCAACTTTCAGGTGACGTACAAACGCCGATCATCCAACGAGGAGCCAAAGGCATAACAAGCCTATACGATCATACATCCAACGATGGTCCAACCTGAAGAACTTCGCAGAGGATATCTTGGaggagagcaatcgacgccttcaacaACGAGGTGCGTGGGAAATAACTCAGGGAAGAACTAGGTCGCAAAAAACCTAAATCCATTGCTCAGTTGATGGGCCTCTCAAACCAATGGGATTATGGCTAATATGTCGTGCACAACCGAGGATGCTCAGACGATGACATGGGCGGAAGAAGGTTCGACCGCAATGGCGACCACATGAGGAAACACAAGATTCGCAACTACAACATAATCGATGACCCCGAGTTGGTCGCGCCGGGTTTTGCCAAAAGACGAGATGATGATAACCGAGCTAGTATTACTCGAAGAGTACGAGGAACCAtaaatcttaatgctttgatcagGTCTCACGACCTTAATTGTTGCGTTGACCATGGCTTGTGGTAACAGATGACAATATTGATAGAGTTAGATGAAATCCACAGGAGGAGTCAGTCTCAACTAACAATGGGTTACTCTTAATACAAAGAACTATAATCAGTTATTCACTTTTATTTCATTTTGCACATTCACTATCACTATGAATTAAATCTTTCCGCACGTAAATTTTCATTGATAGAAACTCCAAGCAACCTTTGTATTATTTTCTTTTATGTTATTTACTTTAAAGTATTGTTCAAACTCCCGCTAGTGCAAACTAGCTAGTTAGAAAGTGCCAATCAACCCGGTTTACCGTGAAAATGAAATAAAACGACTTTGCCCAAAAACCTGAGACGACCATGTACAAAAGCATGCATGCGCCTGCTTAGCGTTTCATGGCCGGCTACAAGTGAGCGGTAGTTCCTTATTTTCCGTGCTACAGCCGCGTGCTTAGTTTGTCTCCCGTTTTCTATTCTCTTTTTCTTTCGGCTAACAATTTGGTGACGTGGATATGCTTATAGTCTCATGAGTAGGATTTAttgtagtactccctccgattcatattaattgacttcaatatggatgtatctagaactaaaatgtgtctagatacatccatattagaatcaattaatatgaaccgaagGGAGTACTTGTTTTTATTCTAATTCATTTGTTGGCTAAAGTTGATCGAATTCGACTTCCCAATGCTCAAGATCTCTATTCCCCATGAAAACCCTACCACGCCTATCGCCATCCGCACATGCTTTATCGAACGGCTCATATATTTGCCACCATTAAATCCAAAGAAGCCTCGGGAACAGGCGCGCACCCATTATCCACATTCCCCACTGACGCCCGGCCCCATCGACGACTATACCCAAAGCCGTCTCGCCGTCGACAGCCGAAACCGAGCCGTCTCCCAACCACCCGCTAGATATAGCGCCTCTTTCCATCTGCGCTCGTGCCTCTGCATCAGTTGCTCGCTTCCCCCGGTTGGACTCCTCCTCCCCGTTGCGGCGTCGACCCCTCCGCCCCCCAGATCCGGTCCCCATGGCGAGGAACCCGGGCTGCGCCGTCTACATAGGTCAGATCCCCGCCCGCTccccaccgcttccacgtccgaATCGCGCGGCACGGCTGGTCCGTTCATGCGGATTGGATTTCCCCCCATTTTTCCTGGGGTTGGGGTCCGGATTGAGGGGAAATTCGTGATCATTTGCTCTGTTTAGTTCCTATAGTTGTCTCGCTTGTGTTTCCCCTTTGATTTATTGGTGGCCTGTGTTGCTACCCCGGCCAGGGGATTGGGATTTTTCCTGCCTGCTGTACTGTTGTTGGCGTTGCCCCGCATGAAGGTTCAACCTAATTGAGCGCCTTAGATGTTTTGAAACAGGATTTTATCCTCCTTTTCGAATTGGTTGGCGTAGATTTACTAATTACCCTAGTTTAACTAGTAGGTTAATTGCTCAAGCTTGGTACGGTCGGTGATTGACTCATGCGCTGTTGCATTtcctagctcctaaatttgtagtAGGAATTCTTCGTTGCACTAGGTTTACTTGTATATTAGCTGATTAATCCACCTCAATCATGCCAATTTACTTGTACAAAAAAAAACGTTTCTTGGTCTTCTGCgatttgtttgttgtttgcaattgGAAAGCTGCAGGTGTGCAAGTAGTGAAAAATCAACATAAGCATGTGTTTACAAAGCCCAAAACATTAAACAAATTGAAAGTGAGAAATACCAGAGTTGTGAGAGCCCCCTTTTTAGTAGCTGTCAACTTTGTGGCTTCAGATTCACTAACAATGTTAAATAAGCATGCTCTCGGGTCAGGACATTCAGGGTTTTTATTGACGTTCAAGTGCATGGAACAACATATTGATGATATTAAGCTTAGCTAAGCAAACTAATACGGCTCGGCAGCTAAGGTACTGAAGGGCTTATGGGGTTATAAGGACGCTTTTCATCCTCGCATAGTTTTGAACTTACGATTCCATGAAAGGTGTTAGACGACAACTGGCAAGCAAATTACATTTCACTGTTATATTATTTGTTGAATAGTAATGTTCTAAGCTTGCCAGTTGCATAATTTGATGCTCTACCTTAAGTATGTGAAATTtgacacatgctgtcggctcctgttttgaaaggccgactcggtaagtggatgtttgcattgtcagaatttgatctccggtatcagcctgcgaaagtagtcaagggacaagcgttgaccgatcttattgctgaacgaatcaacactgacatAACAGCATTAtttgtacgtgcatgggccatgttctttgatggatcggcttgcgatgatggttgcggcatcggcattctactcgtgtcgcctcggggggcaacatattccttttccatcaggctatctaccccttgcaccaacaatgtcgctgagtatgaagcaatacgtaAGGGAGTGGAGTTGCTTATAGAAGCCGGTGCAGAAGCAGTGGAGCTTTTTGCAGACTCTagattggtgatttcccaactcacgaaggactacaagtgtgagagcgagtcgctcttcccattatggatgcaatgccgtgagttgatgacacaatttaggtacataaactttaaCTGGATTCCAAGgtcacaaaataccgaggccaacgatctcgcacagatggcatcaggctacaaggacgtaacagatggagccgatgttcaggtgcagttcctggaacaggatgactggagagccgatatcttcaatcacttgaatgattcggctcggggggcacctaaacggataaggtacaaggccatgaaatatgtccttataggagatgacatgttctacaagaCTTTGGAGGGATTGcttctcaagtgcctgggaccagccgagtcgaatcggctcttacatgaggtacacgaaggcgcctgtgggactcaccaatcggctcataagatgaaatggctgatcaggcgatcggggttttactggcccaccatgcttgaggattgctttaggtactataaaggatgtcaagcgtgtcagatgtttgggaaaattcagacggtacccgcatcagcaatgaaccccatcatcaagccttggccatttcgaggttggggcatgaatatgatcggcaaaatccatcctgcatcgagcaaaggccacgagtggattttggccattacagattatttcactaaatgggtggaagccgtccctatgaagtcagtaaaatcagaagatgttatcaattttgtgaaagaacatgtcattcatagattcgggattccccagactatcacgaccgatggaggttcggtcttcatttctaaagagtttagaaagttctgcgacgacatgggaattaagctgatccgtccccatactatgctcaagcaaatgggcaagctgaagcgtctaaccagagcctcatcaagctaattaagagaaaagttgacgaacaccctagacgttggcatgaggtattgtcagaagctttgtgggcttatcgcatgtcatgtcatggggctataaaaacctcgccataccagctggtctatggacaagaagccgtactgccttgggaaattatggctggatcgagacgtgttacgtttcagaatgatctaacaactgaagaatatgcagccctgatgagtgatagtattgaggatctaacggaactcagactttggtcgttggagaagattaaggagaacaaagtcaAGGTAGCTCgtacatacaataagaaggtgagaccaaaggagtttcaggttggtgatctagtatgggaaactgtgttgccattaggaacaaaggataaagcatatggtaaatggtctcctaattggcacggaccGTACAAAGTCGACCAGGttctgaagggtaatgcatacatgctcgagcagctggacggggttaaattcccagtagctgtcaatggtcaacatctcaagaaatatttcccaagcatgtgggatgacggacagtgaaatatgggggccgatgcataaaatcggccagtaaatttttttttacatacaagtcacagccgatgcacggacatcgactttagaaaaatatgaaaaacaacaaggtacaagtacagccgatgcacagacatcgactttagactaaaagccgatgcacagccatcgactctagaggtacaagctcaattgagcagttatcatATTACATATAGAAGCTCTACAGTGGCGCGAGGTGATTCTGCCATTGGATTCACTGTGGAGTTAAATCTGCGTGATTGAGATCTAAGATTCgcgtggccgtgagttggatttgttcgagcggcgatttggggatttgAGTTTATTCTTTCAGACAAGGGTTGCAGGTTACCTTTTGAGTAGGCAACTGATTGGGCCTTATTCGCATTTTATGgcaaaggccgatgcgctgccatcggctcttttaagCGTTGACTtattttgactatcggcaaaatcgacatggaaacattttcttcattgataaaaggGGATTTTTTAcagtgaagagccgattgctcgagaaaggaagaacaaaagagaggtctattgaccaatctactactactactagccctatactagtagatgctactctatgggccgtcgctgccctcatcgtcgccgttgtagctgccgtcggcgctgctgccggcgacgtcCTCGTCACTACTcccgtagccctcggcaggggcctcttcctcgtcgtcgtcgtcatccgacccggcgcggaagcgcttagcCGGCGGGTATTCCTCAGAggaatcgtcgtcctcctcttcctcctcctcgtcggaggaggtgaagtcgtcccaggagaagaggtcatcttcgctctcctcctccagctccccatcggcgaggaactggaagtcgtcgtctccgttggtcaaggacttgtcatcctcggaccagacgaaggaatcatgatcctccttgtcccacttctCTGGGGCGCGGAGGTCGTACGCCGCCAgcgagtcccactccggcgtgggctcacgggaggaagaagatgaagaggagaagcccgatgaggcagaggaggaagaagaagacatggctgcagaggagagggttttttgccgatggctagtacggatcaagaggatgaagaggcgaattgctcggcgcggttaaataaaaggggatatagtggagatttaatgctacagcggtttccgaggaagtggtgccaaaaaactatcaaatcgcgcagagaagttgagaaggcaaggcatcatgatgaaggatactgtgacggttctgctctgccacgacatgacccgacgaagaaaaaacagagtggttttggaattatcattgccaaaaccaggggggcatgtgttatcaccagattttaaccaagtcagaggtgggccgtgattgagatgggcttaagagaatatgcacggaaaatatttctgaaccggccttgtataagagtttgggctagattgcccgtgtatctgtaaattatagtaagatacgtgtcggttagaattaagagatagagtttagctcgtacacggttaggattattcccaagttagaaagtctacggactataaatatgtatccagggttattgagaaaaggaggacgatcacgttcacaacaaaccaatctaggcgcatcgccaccccttgtttcgagggtttcttccgggtaagcgccatgctgcctagatcgcatcttgtgatctaggcagtatcaagtttattcgttgtccatgcgttgctcgtactgaagccttgttgatggcgagcaacgtagttatcataagatatgttagggttagcatcgatattatcttgatgtattcgcttagctatgctatccctagatatctagctgcctttacacctattttaggtgtaagggcagcaccttgcttagtctttatttagtagattcgatctgttatggttgctccttgttcttcaaggattagtttaatatccatatggttaggccttgcaaacgggttgaatgatccagtagtacgtaaggtgtagtttgctgatcctagaggggatgttccgggaatcaactctaagttggtttttaggccttgtctagggctggttttctattatctttcgcatctgccaggctcaactacgtgtaggacgttccggttatgtggtgaaaaccctaaatcgtcgtagatcgttttaacttagtattgatcaagcaggaccaccatgctatcgtagatccaatacgaatcatgggtggatcggctccttgagccgattcacgggataacctgagagccgatcgatgctcgtatttaatgtttacgtgtatgccatgcaggaaactagtcgaagcaatccatcaccttcctgaccaggtataggtcaggtggcacgcccttgcaccagcttggacgtgtgccggagcattgcgggccgtcgcccgagggaccaggacccaccagcagtcctgggagcctcccggctctacgtgttgcccgtcgctgctcgccggtgggttttggtggtcaacagaaGGTTCGACCGCAATGGCGACCACAGGAGGAAACACAAGATTCACAACTACAACCGAATCGATGACCCCGAGGTGGTCATGGCGGGTTTTGCCAAAAGATGAGATGATGATAACCGAGCTAGTATTACTTGAAGAGTACGAGGAACCATAAATCTTAATGCTCTGATCAGGTCTCACGACCTTAATTGTTGCGTTGACCATGGCTTGTGGTAACAGATGACAATATCGATAGAGTTAGATGAAATCCACCAGGAGGAGTCTCAACTAACAATGGGTTATTCTTAATACAAAGAACTATAATCAGTTATTCACTTTTATTTCATTTTGCACATTCACTATCGCTATGAATTAAATCTTTCCGCACGTAAATTTTCATCTATAGGAACTCCAAGCAAACTTTGTGTTATTTTCTTTTATGTTATTTACTTTAAAGTTTTGTTCAAACTCCCGCTAGTGCAAACTAGCTACTTAGAAAGTGCCAATCAAGCCGGTTTACCGTGAAAATGAAATAAAACGACTCTGCCCAAAAACCTGAGACAACCATGTACAAAAGCATGCATGCGCCTGCTTAGCGTTTCATGGCCAGCTACAAGTGAGCGGTAGTTCCTTATTTTCCGTGCTACAGCCGCGTGCTTAGTTTGTCGCCCGTTTTCTATTCTCTTTTTCTTTCGGCTAACAATTTGGTGACGTGGATATGCTTATAGTCTCATGAGTAGGATTTATTGTAGTACtccattcatattaattgacttcaatatggatgtatctagaactaaaatgtgtctagatacatccatattagaatcaattaatatgaaccgaagGGAGTACTTGTTTTTATTCTAATTCATTTGTTGGCTAAAGTTGATCGAATTCGACTTCCCAATGCTCAAGATCCCTATTCCCCATAAAAACCCTACCACGCCTATCACCATCCGCATATGCTTTATCGAACGGCTCATATATACGCCACCATTAAATCCAAAGAAGCATCGGGAACAGGGCGCCCACCCATCATCCCCACTGACGCCCGGGCCCATCGACGACTATACCCAAAGCCGTCTCGCCGTCGGCTGCCGAAACCGAGCCGTCTCCCAACCACCCGCTAGATATAGCGCCTCTTTCCATCTGCGCTCGTGCCTCTGCATCAGTTGCTCGCTTCCCCCGGTTGGACTCCTCCTCCCCGTTGCGGCGTCGACCCCTCCGCCCCCCAGATCCCGTCCCCATGGCCAGGAACCCGGGCTGCGCCGTCTACATAGGTCAGATCCCAACCCGCTCGAGGTCCGAATCGCGCGGTACGGCTGGTCCGTTCGTGCGGATTGGATTTCCCCCCATTTTTCCCGGGGTTCGGCTCCGGATTGAGGGGAAATTCGTGGTGATTTGCTCTGTTTAGTTCCTAAAGTTGTCTCCCTTGTGTTTCCCCTTCGATTGATTGGTGGTCTGTGTTGTTACTACCCCGGCCCCAAAATTGGGGGATTTTCCTGCCTGCTGTACTGTTGTTGCCCCGCATGAAGGTTCAACCTAATTGAGCGCCTTAGATGTTTTGAAACAGGATTTTATCCTCCTTTTCGAATTGGTTGGCGTAGATTTACTAATTACCCTAGTTTAACTAGTAGGTTAATTGCTCAAGCTTGTACAGTCAGGCGATTGACTCATCTGCTGTTGCATTTCTCAGCTCCTAAATCTGCGTGTGGCTCGCAGTTGGAAAGTTGTAGGTGTGCAAGTAGTGAAAAATCAACATACGCACATATTTGCAAAGCCCAAACCATTAACAAATTGAACGTGCTTAATACCAGAGTTGTGAGAGCCCCCTTTTTAGTAGCTGTCAACTTTGTGCTATCGAGGGTGATTCTCTTCAGATTCGCTAACTACACTAATATAAACATGCTCTCCAGACAGGGTATTCAGGGATTTTATCTACGTTCAAGTGCATGGAACAACATATTGATAATTTAAGCCTAGCTAAGCAAATTAATGCAGCTCGGGTGCTTAAGGATTTTATCCTCCTTTTTTGAATTGGTTGGCGCAGATTCACTAATTGCCCTAGTTTATCTAGTAGGTTAGCTGCTCAAGCTTGTACAGTCAGGTGATTGACTCATGTGCTCTTGCATCTCCTAGCTCCTCAATTTGTAATAGGAATTGTTCGTTGCTCTAGGTTTTACTTCATTACTTGTATGCTAGCTGACTAGCTCACCTCAATCATGCTAATTTCCTTGTGGTAGTAACACTTCTTGTCGTTCTgtgatatgtgctttgcttgcAATTGGGAAATTGTAGGTGTGCAAGTAGTGAAAAATCAACATGACCATATGTATACAAAGCCAAAAACGATAAACAAATTGAACGTGCTTTGTTTCATCGAGAGTAATTCGCTTCGGATTCACTAACTATGTTAAATAAACATGCTCTCGGGTAGACGTGGTGACTGGTGAGCAACTAAACAATTGTTATACAAACATGCTCTCGGGTCTGGGTATTCAGGGATTTTATCTACGTTCAAGTGCACGGAACAGCATATTGATGATATTAAGCTTAGCTAAGCAAATTAATAGGGCTTGACAGCTCGGCTGCTGAAGGGCTTATAATGACGCATTTGATCCTCGCATGGTTTTTAACTTACTATTCCATGAAAGACTTTAGACGACAACTTGTACGCAAGTTAGGTTTCACTGTTATATTATTTGTTGCCTAGTAATGTTCTCACCTTGTCAGTTGCGTAATTTGGTGCTCTACCTTAAGTATGTGAAATTTGACAGGACCAATAATCAGCTGGAGTAAAAACCAGAGAGTATTTTTGTAGTGCGTTAGAAACTTAGAATGCGTTTGATCCCTAGGACAGTTCTCACGGCCTCACACAAATCCTAGCGAATATGAGACTGTTAGAGCCATTGTTTTGGGGTGAATGTCAGTGCCAACCACCACCATTTTGTAATTTTACGTTTAATAATATGCGGAGCCACTAGTGAACTGGTTGTAGAATACCGATGTTGCAACCGGTTTTGAAAACCACAAGCCTAGCTCTTTCTGGACTTCCTTATCATTACCGATACGCTTCAAATCCATGCTCTTTCCATGGTTGACTGTTGCAGTGTGCTAATTATGGTATTCTTTAATGTCTGTTCTTGTCTCACTTTGCCTCTTGCTTTTGGATGCCTAAGTAGAACAAAGTAATCACATGTACTGTATTAATTCTTCAACTGTATCTTTCTTAAATAGGTAACTTGGATGAAAAGGTCTCGGAGAGGGTTTTGTATGATATTCTTATTCAGGTAGGTCGTGTAGTAGACTTGCACATACCTCGTGACAAGGAAACTAGTCGACCCAAAGGTTTTGCTTTTGCTGAGTACGAATCAGAGGAGATTGCCCAGTATGCTGTTAGGCTGTTTTCTGGCCTTGTTCGGCTTCACAATAGAACACTTAAATTTGCGGTGCGTTTCTTTTTGCTCCCTAGTTATCCAATTTGTTTTAGTTTAGATTTAAGTATTTTTTCTTATGGTGTCATCAGTTACAttttgtgtgagtagttcattctGGGGCCAACCCAATGTAGTTGACTACCTGAGGTTCTTGTCAACACTTAGATCTGTATTATTTTTGTTGAAGCAGCAGCGAAAGACTGAACACTAAAATTATGCCCTTCTTTGACAGATCTCTGGGCAGGACAAGCTCTCTTCAAATGGCAATGTTCCTGTAACACCTAAAATGAACCCTATACCACTACCAAATCCACATCAACCAATGAGATCTAGTGATACTCCTGTGTCACAGAATAGAGTGGTGAACGGTAGGATTGCAGGCTATGGTGTTTCTCCAAATCAGTCTTATGATTTCAACTCTCAAGGTGAGGAAGTATTTATTTGTCCCTTTGAAATATGAGATATTTAATGTGAATCTGTATGAAATCTTACAGTTATTTTTTTCTCCAGCATCAAGTGGGGTAGCAGGTAGAGGATTAAGTGATGGTACATATGAGTATAGTAGACGTGTATTTGGTTCTGTTCTCAGTGATGTTAGCCGTCGAGCTGACAGACAACCAGTTCCATACCCGTCCTACTAGCACACTGAGCTCCAGTGAATGTAACATCGGCCAGTGAAGCCATTGTTGTCTCAGCCCTTCCGTTATCTCATCTGGGTACTTGCCATTACATGCATGTAAATATGGCTTATGTTAGTGCATGTGAGTGGTTTTCTGGTAGCTCCTTTGTTTTCTACATTGTAGCCATGCCTGTCCCTGATGGTTAGGTTCCATGTGTTGTTGTCCGATAGGATCTTGCCTCCACTAATGTCGCTGTAGTACTTACCCTAGTTACAGGGATTGGGTGGCAATATCCTTAGTTCAAAATGTTCAAGCTATTATGTTATTTGTGTTTCTCATGTCATTTGGATCTGTATTGTGTTGGGACATAAATATGGGTAGAGAAACCCAGGAAATCTGCCCTGTATCGTTAAACCTATTTATAATGATGTATGGTTGATATGACTTGTTTGCTTGAGCAGTATTTGTATAGAAGCCACATTATTGCTTTTGATTACTTGCTGCTCAGGTGCAACTGCtgtgatttcttggtatggcttaCAGTTCTTGTTAGGTGTACCAAGGAAAGTTGATGCTGCTGTTTCTTTTTTTCTTAAATGGTAATATTTGTATTCTCCATTGTGGTTGCATCTGCTGAGTTACATGTTGGTGACCCTTTTTTATTTGGAATTCCAAGATGGACCAGTTGCTGCCTGTTATGGCATCATGCTCACAAGGACGACTTGTTGCTTGTGACTGCTTGAAAAAACAGAAACATCCACACTCATCATTCAGAATGACAAGAATTGTACATAGGAATTTGATAGTCTTGAATCACCCTTACCGAAGATGTTAACTGGTTCCTGTTGTCTTTGACTTGGTTAGATTGCTTACGGAGGAATCCTATGGTTCATGTAGAATTTACCAGGGTGTGAATCTGTCAAGTCCCTGATTTTG
This Lolium perenne isolate Kyuss_39 chromosome 1, Kyuss_2.0, whole genome shotgun sequence DNA region includes the following protein-coding sequences:
- the LOC127321411 gene encoding uncharacterized protein isoform X2 codes for the protein MARNPGCAVYIGNLDEKVSERVLYDILIQVGRVVDLHIPRDKETSRPKGFAFAEYESEEIAQYAVRLFSGLVRLHNRTLKFAISGQDKLSSNGNVPVTPKMNPIPLPNPHQPMRSSDTPVSQNRVVNGRIAGYGVSPNQSYDFNSQASSGVAGRGLSDGTYEYSRRVFGSVLSDVSRRADRQPVPYPSY
- the LOC127321411 gene encoding uncharacterized protein isoform X1, translating into MARNPGCAVYIGNLDEKVSERVLYDILIQVGRVVDLHIPRDKETSRPKGFAFAEYESEEIAQYAVRLFSGLVRLHNRTLKFAISGQDKLSSNGNVPVTPKMNPIPLPNPHQPMRSSDTPVSQNRVVNGRIAGYGVSPNQSYDFNSQASSGVAGRGLSDGTYEYSRRVFGSVLSDVSRRADRQPVPYPSY
- the LOC127321411 gene encoding uncharacterized protein isoform X3, producing MARNPGCAVYIGNLDEKVSERVLYDILIQISGQDKLSSNGNVPVTPKMNPIPLPNPHQPMRSSDTPVSQNRVVNGRIAGYGVSPNQSYDFNSQASSGVAGRGLSDGTYEYSRRVFGSVLSDVSRRADRQPVPYPSY